The Chryseolinea soli nucleotide sequence CCAGTATCATTCAAACCGACGAACCTCAAAAGGTGATCCAAGCTTTAAAAGAAGGCGGATGGCGTTAACCTAAAATGATGACGATCATAAAAAAATCACGACGACAGAAAGTATGGCTGATCGCCCTGGCGGGAGCGATATTGCTTTCGTTCGCGATAAGCATAAAACCGGAAAATAGCCGCCCCTTGGTTTCGGCCCACCGCGGCGCATCGCGACAGGCCCCTGAAAATACACTGGCCGCGTTTCAGCTGGCTATGGACATGAAAGCGGATTTTGTCGAAGTCGATATCCGTACGACTTCCGACGGCACACAGGTTTGTCTTCATGACCGTTCCCTGAAACGAACCACCGGTGTCGATAAGCCCGTAAAGGATCAGACGATCCATGATCTTCAGGGTCTTTCAGCAGGCCAATGGTTTGATCAAAAATTTAAAAAGGAAAAAGTGCCGGTCTTGGATGAGGTATGCGCCCTGGTCAGCCAAAACAACAAGGCATCAGCTCACTATTGCCGGCTGTATGTGGATTGCAAAGACATTATCGCCACCGCCGTTGTGAAGACGCTCGCGCGCTATGCGTTGCTGGACTCTGCAGTTTTTTATGGCGACGAAGAAACGCTCTTAAAGATCCGCAAGGAACATGCTGCGGCCCGCCTCATGCCGTCGTATCCGGGCGCCGACAAAGTACGCGCGATAATGCTGTCGCTGAAACCATACGCTTTCGATATGGCCTGGCGTGAGATAACACCGGAACGCGTGACGCAATGTCACGCCGCCGGCATCCGCGTGTTCACCGACCTGTTGGGTGAAGATGACACAAAGGCGAACTATGAAAAAGCCATGGACGTGAATGTCGACCTCATTCAAACCGACGACGTTGCAGCCGTGCATGAGGCGATGATTCAAAAACGAAAACACTGATCATGACGTATCTGGATAAAACGATCCTTCTATTCCTCATTTTGTTGGTAAGCAACGGTTGCCGGCCCCCAACCACAAAGCCCCCCGGGCAATCGTTGCGAACCAACCTTATTTTTCCGCTACAGGACGAGCACGTTCATGGATCGACATTGGTAGAGCTGCCCAATGGCGATTTATTGTCGGCGTGGTTTCAGGGATCGGGCGAACGATGGGCCGACGACGTGCGGATCATGGGTTCGCGATTGATCAAAGGCGACACCGCGTGGTCGGCGCCCTTCGTGATGGCGGATACGTATGATTTTCCCGACATCAACCCCATCCTGTTCATGGACAAACAACAACGACTTTGGCTGATGTGGTATGTCGTGCTGGCTAACCAATGGGAGACGTCGTTATTAATGTATGCGCGAAGCGAAGATTATGATCAACCCGGCATGCCGGAATGGAAAACGAAAAATGTCTTACTGGTAAAAGTCGGCGACAAAACCGAACGCGGCATCCAACCCGACGACAAGTTTGTCCGTGAGGTGGACGATCAGTTGCATGAATACGAAGACTACCTGAAAACCACGTTGCTGCCCGAGGCTCCCGACAGCCTTCGGCAAATGCTCATGACCGATTGGAAAGCCTATCGAAATAAAATGGATAGCCTCGCGCGCGGCCGCAACATGCTGCGCAGCGGCCGGATCACTGACGATGCGCACGACACCTCGGTAAAATTGGGATATCCGCTCACCCGCAGACTGGGCTGGCAAACCAAGAACAAAGCGATCTACGCCGGCCATCGCTTGATCCTTCCGTTATATACCGACGGATTCGACGGCTCCCTTTTCGCGCTCTCGGACGATGATGGAGAACATTGGCAGTTCAGCAACCCCGTGCTGGGTGGCGCCGGCATCCAACCGACGGTTGCTATAAAAAAAGACAGCACGCTGGTGGCCTACCTTCGCGACAACGGCCCGCCGCCCCAACGCATGCAACACACGATGTCACCCGACAAGGGCATGACCTGGAGCATCGCCAAGGACGACACGCTTCCCAATCCCGGCGCGGGCTTCGACATGGTGACGCTCCCCAATGGGGACTGGCTCATGGTGTTTAACGACACTGAAGTGGAACGCTTCAACCTTTCCGTTGCCCTCTCCGACGACGAAGGCAAAACCTGGCGCTGGAAACGAAGCCTCGAAAACGACACCCGCACAAAAGACGCCACGTCAAGTCACTATCCTTCGGTGATCGCAGGAGCCGACGGCATCATACACGTGGTGTATAGCTATCATCGCGATGATGTCAAACCGGGGAAGACGATCAAGTATGCTTCCTTTCCGGTGGCCTGGATAAAAGAGAAAACGGCAACGCCTTAAAATCCGGTATGGATCAGGATGAAACGGACCCCGGAATGTATCAGGGCTTCGAAGATGGATACGCGAAGGAGGGAAGGGTTACACGGGCAGCTTGGTGACCATATACTTTTTGCGATATTCCACTGGTGTCAGCCCTTTTATCTGTTTGAACTGCCGGGCGATGTTTTTGCTATCGGTAAGTCCCAGGTCGAGCGCGATCTCGAAGATGGTCATATCGGTCTCCAGCAATTTCTGGGTAAATTTTTCGATGCGCTGGTTGTAGATGTATTCGTATACCGGGTAGCCCGTGGTTTGCATAAACCGTTTCTCGAGCGACCGTCGTGAGAGGGGGACTTCGCGCAGTACCTGGTCCACCTTCAGGTTTTTGTCGAGATTGTCGTGGATATATTTCAAGGCGTTCACGATATATTTATCCTTGCTGGCAAAGATGTCGGTCGATTGTCGCGTGATCACGTGTGTGGCTTTCACCACGATGTCGCGGGCGGTGCATGTTTTTTGGGTGATCATCTTCTCCATGAGCCGCGCGGCTTCATAGCCACATTTTTCGGCATCGAGGTTGATGCTGGAGAGGGGCGGATCGGAGAGGTTGCACAGCATTTCATCGTTGTCCACACCGAGCACGGCCACTTCGTCGGGCATGCGGATGTTGGCGTGACTGGCCGCTTCGGTGATGTGATGCCCTTGATTGTCGTCGCACGTCATCAGGGCAACGGGCTTGGGCAACGACTGGAGCCAGCGGCTGAGTTCGGAGGGTTTATAATACCAAAGATCGCGGCTGCGCTGTTCCTTGTGTTCATAATAGTGTACGGTGTAGCCCGCCTCCTTCACACGCTCTTCAAAACCTTCGGCCCGCTCGCGCGACCACACAATGTTGTTGAATCCGTAGAAGGCGAAATTTTTAAACCCCTTTTTCAAAAAGTAATCTGCGCCTAGCCGGCCCGTTTCATGATAGGCCCCGGTGATGTTGGGAATGCTGGTGAACCGTTCTTTAAAGTCTTGGGCAATCACTGGGATCTTTGCCGCGGTGAATTTATTCACCTCCTCATCGTTGTAGAATTGCCCGATAATGCCATCGGCGCCCCATTCATGCACCCACTCCAGGATGCCGTCGATGCCGATGGTCTCGCGGTAGTAGGGCGGCATCCGGCAAAACGTCCAGGGACCGTGATCTTTCGAGTACCGCGTGATGCCGCGGAGGAGGTTCTTATAGTATTCTTCGGAAAAGTCACTGAGTAAAATAATTCTGATCATAACCGTATCCTTAGCGTAAATGGCGCAAAATTTTCACAGATCACTTTATAACCCGTGGGCTGGGCGACGCCAACGGCAAGTCCCTAAACTCGGAATTTTCTTCGTTACTTCCATGCAAAATACCTGAACGTTTCAGAAAAATATCCCAACGCTCATGACCGTCAGTGCAGGTATCGGATGAATGTTGAATAGAAGGATTTTTCAATCGATGCCGTGCAACGCATCCAAAGTTTCTCGTGCAAACAACAATGATCGAGAGAACTTTTTAAAAAACCTTCCCTGTATAGTTAAAAGCAAACTTTGAATCAACCATCCTGTTCCTTCCTGCTCATGTCATGTTTAACGACAATGTCGTGAGGAGAGACATTCGGCGCCTGCAACTTTACGATGCTGTGAAGTATGTATTATGAAATGGGATGGATCTGTCTTATGAAAACGGCCATGTTTTTTGTGATTCGTTAATGATCGTTTCCGGACAAAGAGCGATGGGTAATATGCGCCAATTTATTTTCAATCGATGGACCCGCCACACCCGGTGACTTTTATCTGCTCGCGATGGATCAGGCATCCCAACTCGCGCGTATACCGGTCGAGCTCATCGAGACAGATTCTCAAATCGAGGATCGCTTGCGCGTGTTCATGTTCTTTCAAAAGATCAAGCCGGATAAGTTCCAGCAGCCCCAGCATGGTGGCGATCGGTTTTCTGAACCGGTGCGATATCGAGAAAGCCAAATGATTCAGGGCTTTTTGATAGTCTTCATTTTGAGAGGTGTTCAACATACGTTGGCGCCTAAGCGCTTTTTTTAAGTGTTCAGCATCGAAAGAGAATTAAAAGTGATTGACATGATAATAACCCGACGTGCATCACACGATCGGGTCAAAATGCCGGGTAGTCCCAGCCACTAGTTTGTAGCGCCTCCGTTGACCAACAGGTGCTGGCCGTTCACAAACGAGGAAAGATCGCTGGCAAAGAACTCCGCCACGTTGGCAACATCTTCCACTTCGGCAAGCCTTCCCATGGGGCAGCTATCGAGAAGTTGTTTCCGCAGCGCCGGGTAGCTGTCGGCCTCCACGAAAATCCCCGAATGATCCACCGCAAAGGGAATGATCGAGTTCACCGTCACACCCCGGTGCCCGATCTCTTTGGAGAGAATGTCCACCAGGTAACGCGGCGTGGTTTTGCTACCACCATAGACTGCCATCCCCGGAACGGGAAAAGAAGTCGTACTGGAAGCGATGTAAATGATGCGCCCGTTGTCCTCTATGTTGCGTGCAGCCTGCTGCAACGTGAAGTACGAGCCTTTGGTATTGATGGAAAAGACTCTATCAAATTGAGCCTCCGTAAACTCCGTCACCGGCGTCTCCACCAATTCAATCCCGGCGTTAGCCACCACGATATCGATTTTGCCAAAAGCCTTCTTAGCCTCCCCGAAGAGCCGCTCAATGTCAGCAACCTTGCTAACATCCGCCTGCACCGCGATCACACGGGCCCCCATAGCCTTGATATTACTCACCACCTCCTCAGCCGAAGCCTTATCTTTCGAATAATTGATCACCACATCCGCCCCCAACGCCGCATAACGTTCAGCAATGGCCTTACCCAACCCCCTGGCAGATCCCGTCACAATAGCGACTTTGTTTTTTAAACTGTTCATAATGATAAATGGATTTAAAGTTTTTAAATATGATACTAAAGATTAAAGGACTAAAGACTACTGACAACTGGCTCCCGACTCACGCCATCCCTCCATTGATCCCAATGTTCTGCGCCGAGATCCACTTCGCATCATCACTCGCCAAAAAGCTCACCACCTTAGCGATGTCATCCGGTTGTCCAATGCGATTGAAAGCCGACAAAGAAGCCAGCCGTGCAATGGTTTCGTCTGTTTTTCCCTTGGTGAACAACTCCGTGTTCGTGGGGCCCGGCGAAACAGAATTCACATTGATGCCCCGGCCGCCCACTTCTTTTGCGAACACGCGCGTCAGTTGTTCCACAGCGGCTTTGGTGGCGACATAGGTCGAATAGGTGGGCAACATGATCCGGTTCACGGAAGTGGAGAAGTTGATGATGGTGCCATGGTCGGCCAAACGGGTGGCCGCTTCGCGCAGTGTGTTGAATACACCTTTTACATTGATGTCGAATTGACGGGTGAAATCTTCATCGGTGGTGTCCTTCAATAATTTGGTGATCATCACGCCGGCGTTGTTCACCAGCACGTCGATCCGGCCGAAATGCGCCAGGGCGGTGTCGAACATTTGTTTTACCTCGGCGGACTTGCTCACGTCGGCTTGCACGGCGATAGCGTCGGTGCCTTTTGCTTTTAATTCGGCCACCAACTGGTCGGCACCGGCCTTGTCGCCGGCATAGTTCACAATGAGGTTGGCGCCATCGGAGGCCAACTGGCGGGCAACGGCTGCGCCGATTCCTTTGGAAGCGCCGGTCACCAGGATTACTTTTTCTTTTAGGGTTTTCATATGACTTTGTGTTTGTTGATGACACAAAGGTGGGCTACCGACCGGGCCCGGGACGTATGAGAATTACAGAATTGCTTATGAAATCTAAAGATCGGCCTTCGCGGCCTCCTTGCGGTAGAGTGCTGGGGTGGTGCCTGTGTTCTTTTTGAAATAATTGCTCAGGTGGGTGGCTTCCGAAAAGCCCAGCAGGTAGGCAATTTCTTTGATGGACAGCGAGGAGTTTTGCAACAACGATTTTGCCTCGGTGATGGTCTTCTCCATGATCCAGGTGCTCACGGTTTTTCCGGTTTTGCTTTTGATGACGTTGCTCAGGTAGTTGGGGTGTAGCCCTTGCAAGGCGGCGTATTCCTGCACGCGATACACTTTGTCGGTCTTGCCCTGCACCAATTGGCGATAGTGCGCTTCCAGGTTTTTGCGAAAAGTTTTTACGATCTGCGAACTGCGGTTGCCCTCGTAGATAGGATTGTAGTCGCTCCAGAAATATTCCTTGATCTTCAACAACAGGATCACAAAGAAGTTGCCGATGATCTTCTGCTTGTATTGCGACGGCCCGCGAAACGCATCATCGATCTGCTTATAGAGCAATTCAAATTCGGCAAACGCCTCCGGCTCCAACACGCGGGGCGACACCGTTTCCGACAACAAGAAGGGGAACTCCTGGAACACATCGCGGTGGACATTTTCTTTCAGGAAGTCTTCGGTAAACGTGATCAGCGTCACGTCTTCGAGGGTATTCCACACAAATGACTTGAAGTGGCCCGGGTTGGTAAAGTAGATAGTGCCGGGCATGGTTTTGAATGTGGAGTCGTCGGTAGTGTATTGTCCGGTGGCGTTCTTTACAAAAAGGAACGAGAAATAGCCGGGCCGGTAACCCAGAGAGGAGAAAGGCAATTGGGGATGGAGGGTCTTCAGGTTGTTGATGGTGAAGTCGCCCGTAGGGGAGATGCCGTCAACGGGCAACCCCATGGCCTGGTAGGTGTCGAATAAGTTGGCGAACGAGACGATCTTTTTATCCATTTTAAGGGCTTCACACAAAGGTATCGGAATTTTAGCAAACGATCCTTTGTTCAGCCGGCCACGAGGATGAGAAAAAAAATGTAACCCCATACAGGGCGTTACCGTTTTTACTACATTTGTAATCATCAGATGATATGATGACTATGCCCGACACACTTTCCCGAAAATCGCTTTCCGACGAAGTCGCCTCCCGTCTGCAGGAGAAGATTTCCCTGGGCCAATACAAGCCCGGCGACAAGCTCCCCATCGAACCCGAGCTGATGAAGCTCTTTGGAGTGGGGCGGTCGACCATTCGTGAGGCCATCCGGATCCTGGTCAACGCCGGGTTTCTGAATGTTCGTCAAGGACTTGGAACGTTTGTGGAGAATGCAGCGGGCAGCAACGAGCCGTTCGACCAGCGGCTCAAACGCGCGCGCATACAGGAAGTGGACGATGTCCGCGAACTGCTGGAACTAAAGATCGCGGAGAAGGCCGCGCGCAACCGAACGGAAAAAGATATCCGCACCATGGAAAAACACCTGGCCAACCGGAAGAAAGCCGCAGGCGAGGGGCGGTTGGAAGACTGTGTGGAAGCCGACATCCAGTTTCACGTGTCGGTGGCCGAAGCCACAAAGAACCAGATCCTGGCCGACCTGTACCGTGTGATCTCGGTGCACCTGAAAAAGGGATTCTTTCGTCTCTATAAAGATACCGAAGCATTTAAGGGAAGTCATTCCCTGCATGAAAAACTCCTCAAAGCCATTGTCGCGCAAAATGCCACACAAGCCGGCGACACCGCGGAGAAGATCATCGGCTATAAGTATAGCCATTAACCCAAAATGAATTTATAACTCACAGCATATTTCCCTCAAGATGAAAGCAGCGTCAGAGATGTCCCTCGCGGTCGAGCCGGCCGCCGTTCAGAAAACGGTTTACCCCATATTGTTCACCATCGCCTTCACGCATTTGCTCAACGACATGATGCAGTCCGTCATTCCGGCGGTGTATCCTTTGATCAAAGAACAGTTTAGTCTTTCCTTCACCGAGATCGGATTGACCACGCTCACCTTTCAATTGACGGCGTCGTTGCTGCAGCCCATTGTTGGATTTTATACCGACAAAAAGCCGTTGCCCATGTCGCTGGCCATCGGTATGAGCTTTACGTTGGTAGGACTTATTTTACTTTCATTTGCCAACAGCTTTGGCATGTTGCTGGCGTCGGTGGCGTTGGTCGGCATGGGATCGTCGGTGTTTCACCCCGAGTCGTCGCGGGTAGCGCAGTTGGCTTCGGGTGGACGGAAGGGACTTGCGCAGTCGATCTTCCAGGTGGGCGGCAACGCCGGCAGTGCACTGGGGCCTTTGCTGGCGGCGTTGATCGTGATGCCCTACGGCATGCACAGTGTGAGTTGGATCTCGGCAGCAGCGGTGCTGGGCATCACCTTGCTGTGGCGGGTGGGAAGATGGTACGAAAAACATTTGTACCTGAAAAAAGCGAAGGTCGTTTCCCAAGGCGGGCAACCGGCGTTGGCGAAAGGAAAAGTGATCGCAGCCATCGGCATTCTCTTGCTGCTGATCTTCTCCAAATATTTCTACATGGCCAACATGACCAGCTACTTCACCTTTTTTCTCATCGATAAATTTCACATCACCGCACAACAGTCGCAGCTTTATTTGTTTGCGTTCCTGGCGGCCGTGGCGCTGGGCACGATCATCGGCGGACCGTTGGGCGACCGGTTTGGAAGAAAGGTCATCATCTGGTTCTCGATTCTGGGCGTTGCGCCCTTCACCCTGGTGTTGCCTTATGTGAGTTTGTTCTGGACCGTGGTGCTCGCCGTCATCATTGGCGTGATCATCGCGTCGGCATTCTCTGCCATCCTGGTGTATGCCACCGACCTGGTGCCGGGCAAAGTAGGCACGATCGCCGGGCTTTTCTTTGGTCTTGCGTTTGGGATGGGCGGGCTTGGCTCTGCCGTTTTGGGAAATCTCGCCGACCACACCAGCATCGGTTTTGTATTCAGGGTATGTGCTTTTCTGCCCCTGATCGGTATCGTGACCGGTTTGCTTCCA carries:
- a CDS encoding glycerophosphodiester phosphodiesterase, encoding MMTIIKKSRRQKVWLIALAGAILLSFAISIKPENSRPLVSAHRGASRQAPENTLAAFQLAMDMKADFVEVDIRTTSDGTQVCLHDRSLKRTTGVDKPVKDQTIHDLQGLSAGQWFDQKFKKEKVPVLDEVCALVSQNNKASAHYCRLYVDCKDIIATAVVKTLARYALLDSAVFYGDEETLLKIRKEHAAARLMPSYPGADKVRAIMLSLKPYAFDMAWREITPERVTQCHAAGIRVFTDLLGEDDTKANYEKAMDVNVDLIQTDDVAAVHEAMIQKRKH
- a CDS encoding sialidase family protein, translating into MTYLDKTILLFLILLVSNGCRPPTTKPPGQSLRTNLIFPLQDEHVHGSTLVELPNGDLLSAWFQGSGERWADDVRIMGSRLIKGDTAWSAPFVMADTYDFPDINPILFMDKQQRLWLMWYVVLANQWETSLLMYARSEDYDQPGMPEWKTKNVLLVKVGDKTERGIQPDDKFVREVDDQLHEYEDYLKTTLLPEAPDSLRQMLMTDWKAYRNKMDSLARGRNMLRSGRITDDAHDTSVKLGYPLTRRLGWQTKNKAIYAGHRLILPLYTDGFDGSLFALSDDDGEHWQFSNPVLGGAGIQPTVAIKKDSTLVAYLRDNGPPPQRMQHTMSPDKGMTWSIAKDDTLPNPGAGFDMVTLPNGDWLMVFNDTEVERFNLSVALSDDEGKTWRWKRSLENDTRTKDATSSHYPSVIAGADGIIHVVYSYHRDDVKPGKTIKYASFPVAWIKEKTATP
- a CDS encoding xylose operon transcription regulator XylR, with product MIRIILLSDFSEEYYKNLLRGITRYSKDHGPWTFCRMPPYYRETIGIDGILEWVHEWGADGIIGQFYNDEEVNKFTAAKIPVIAQDFKERFTSIPNITGAYHETGRLGADYFLKKGFKNFAFYGFNNIVWSRERAEGFEERVKEAGYTVHYYEHKEQRSRDLWYYKPSELSRWLQSLPKPVALMTCDDNQGHHITEAASHANIRMPDEVAVLGVDNDEMLCNLSDPPLSSINLDAEKCGYEAARLMEKMITQKTCTARDIVVKATHVITRQSTDIFASKDKYIVNALKYIHDNLDKNLKVDQVLREVPLSRRSLEKRFMQTTGYPVYEYIYNQRIEKFTQKLLETDMTIFEIALDLGLTDSKNIARQFKQIKGLTPVEYRKKYMVTKLPV
- a CDS encoding SDR family oxidoreductase — encoded protein: MNSLKNKVAIVTGSARGLGKAIAERYAALGADVVINYSKDKASAEEVVSNIKAMGARVIAVQADVSKVADIERLFGEAKKAFGKIDIVVANAGIELVETPVTEFTEAQFDRVFSINTKGSYFTLQQAARNIEDNGRIIYIASSTTSFPVPGMAVYGGSKTTPRYLVDILSKEIGHRGVTVNSIIPFAVDHSGIFVEADSYPALRKQLLDSCPMGRLAEVEDVANVAEFFASDLSSFVNGQHLLVNGGATN
- a CDS encoding SDR family oxidoreductase, translated to MKTLKEKVILVTGASKGIGAAVARQLASDGANLIVNYAGDKAGADQLVAELKAKGTDAIAVQADVSKSAEVKQMFDTALAHFGRIDVLVNNAGVMITKLLKDTTDEDFTRQFDINVKGVFNTLREAATRLADHGTIINFSTSVNRIMLPTYSTYVATKAAVEQLTRVFAKEVGGRGINVNSVSPGPTNTELFTKGKTDETIARLASLSAFNRIGQPDDIAKVVSFLASDDAKWISAQNIGINGGMA
- a CDS encoding AraC family transcriptional regulator, translated to MDKKIVSFANLFDTYQAMGLPVDGISPTGDFTINNLKTLHPQLPFSSLGYRPGYFSFLFVKNATGQYTTDDSTFKTMPGTIYFTNPGHFKSFVWNTLEDVTLITFTEDFLKENVHRDVFQEFPFLLSETVSPRVLEPEAFAEFELLYKQIDDAFRGPSQYKQKIIGNFFVILLLKIKEYFWSDYNPIYEGNRSSQIVKTFRKNLEAHYRQLVQGKTDKVYRVQEYAALQGLHPNYLSNVIKSKTGKTVSTWIMEKTITEAKSLLQNSSLSIKEIAYLLGFSEATHLSNYFKKNTGTTPALYRKEAAKADL
- a CDS encoding FadR/GntR family transcriptional regulator; this translates as MMTMPDTLSRKSLSDEVASRLQEKISLGQYKPGDKLPIEPELMKLFGVGRSTIREAIRILVNAGFLNVRQGLGTFVENAAGSNEPFDQRLKRARIQEVDDVRELLELKIAEKAARNRTEKDIRTMEKHLANRKKAAGEGRLEDCVEADIQFHVSVAEATKNQILADLYRVISVHLKKGFFRLYKDTEAFKGSHSLHEKLLKAIVAQNATQAGDTAEKIIGYKYSH
- a CDS encoding MFS transporter; its protein translation is MKAASEMSLAVEPAAVQKTVYPILFTIAFTHLLNDMMQSVIPAVYPLIKEQFSLSFTEIGLTTLTFQLTASLLQPIVGFYTDKKPLPMSLAIGMSFTLVGLILLSFANSFGMLLASVALVGMGSSVFHPESSRVAQLASGGRKGLAQSIFQVGGNAGSALGPLLAALIVMPYGMHSVSWISAAAVLGITLLWRVGRWYEKHLYLKKAKVVSQGGQPALAKGKVIAAIGILLLLIFSKYFYMANMTSYFTFFLIDKFHITAQQSQLYLFAFLAAVALGTIIGGPLGDRFGRKVIIWFSILGVAPFTLVLPYVSLFWTVVLAVIIGVIIASAFSAILVYATDLVPGKVGTIAGLFFGLAFGMGGLGSAVLGNLADHTSIGFVFRVCAFLPLIGIVTGLLPNVEHKR